The DNA sequence ttttctTCTGGTTTACCAGTTTTTTGCGATATTTTGCGATATTTAGCGATATTTAGCGATGTATTTGCAATGATAGAACAAATCTGAGGTCAGGGATGAAGTTTAGTGATGATTTGCGATATTTAGCGATATTTCGCGATATTTCGCGATGTTTCGCGATGTTTAGCGATGATATTCGCGATGTGTTTCGCGATATAGTGAATTGAAGATGTTTTCACGATTTTGCGATGTTTCGCGACATGTTCGCGACATCTAGCGATGTTTCGCGACATCgtcaaaaatcagaaaaaaaaaaatgtagaaaacAAGCGCTGTTGTGAATTAAAGACATTTAGAGATGTTTCATGATTTCGCGATGTTTCGCGACATTTAGCGATGTTTCGCGACATCGTcaaaaaccagaaaaaaaaatgcagaaaacaaGCGAATGGGTTTCGCCGGAAGTGGTGCGGTGGTCGTGGGTTGTCGGGTGCTTCTCGTGGATGGTCCGGTGGGGTTTTGTTGGGAATGGGTTTGGAGAgttagagaaagagagagaaaaacgAGAGAGTTAGAGGGAGAGTGGGGGTTTGAAATGAGGAGGGTATTGTTGGGATTAAAGATGTTTGGAGggtattatttttacatttttttaagaagcatataaaaataatttatgctttttttaagtatataatgtcaaatttcccttagtaaactatatttttattattattattttttgtatatatgttttggtgtatggtatatgtattttttgttatacggtatataatttttttaaataatatttaagttttattttctattgtacttttgcTGACatgatacataattttattagcatcctatatatttttatttttatttgttgttattattatatgtatttttattgtaaggtatatattttatgttatatggtatataagttttattgtatagtatatcattttattttagataatgcatgtttagtttttattttagtatacataaaggtgatatataattttgttaatatgatatatataattttttttaataatattatattattttgttttatttttttattgtaggtatatatgTTTTATTGTATGGTCtatgatttttgttgtctataatatattatttatttaatatgatatttagtttctattttattatatataaattttttggtatgtattcatattttaatggtggtatatataattttgttagcatgatatatatatatatattttttgagtattaatttagtattgttataatttctttgtggtatataattttattactacggtatattaattttctgtactacgatatatctaatactgctgtatatatttaaatgatctaatatatttatttatttttgttacaatatcataatatgcaatactaaaaaaaattatgtaacttaattttgttattatatatattcttttaaaaaaaaatatgtgataaatctatttttataatttttattatctaatttattagatttggctattttcttaattttttttttaaaagtggacatttactaacttagttacCAAATTGAGGgtcattttgcatctcaaccccTTTTAGAATACATAACAGATATGGTTTTTagggataagttgaaaaatacattttttttaacttacaaaaatactagaatttgggttaagttttacaaaaatactatcacacagaaaagttttcaaaaatattgtgtttttataaaacactagtaaaacacaaaacaaaacaactcaaaacaacagtagaacaactaaaaaacaccagtggaataccagtgaaaacttaacacagtatactgcagtatgaaacttataaaaaaatacattaaaaaagtaaaaaatactgcCTGACAGTATCTttgtaaaaaatgataaaagttagtataccatgtaaattttcctttttttttatccattaatcaaaaatattctcatattatattttattaaaacatACCCACTTTTTTAAGTGGGTTGTCTAATATACTTTCACTCTCTATTAATTAAGTCTAGCATATAATCTACATTAACCTCTAATGAAAACATCATTTATAAAAGTGGGcatatcttaaagaatataaaaatagaggtaaaattaatacaaataaagtaaaatgagtatacaatgtaatttcctctaatttttatgatattttttttttctttttttgttagcAAAGTGAACATAAGTTTAGGGTCTAAAATTTGTCATTTTAAAAGTTCTGTTATAAAGACAccgttttgatatttttttgaaaggatCGATATGGAATGGTTGcatgaatttattttctaaCAAAACAAGCAATTTAATAACTATTACAAGGAAAATAACAATTAAGAAGattacttaagtgaataaatgGTAGGTACTCCCTCTTACAATAaactaaagaaaaaattattgattatgACCATTGACCACAACAAATGAGgcaattgattaaaaaaaaaatactcttgtTTATTCGAAATATAAAAAAGAAGAGCACACAAACTCAAATTTCAACCATGTGTAGATACAATTGAGAAGGACAACTTCAGTTCTGTTCATATATATTCTTCTAATTAAGAATTGACAGCCCAACATTTTTTCCTGATCTCACCAGCTGTGCCAGTAAGGACCTCAATGGCTCCCATCCTCTTCATGGACTGAGAAAATTCAGTGAAAAAATCACTTTCTTCAACCAACTCTGAGACGGTTTTACGGGCGATTTTGTTGGTAAGAAGTGTGGCGTCTGAGGTGAAAAGACCTTTATTGTTCAATACAACGTTGTAGTAACTGGTGTCGAATTTGAGAGCACTGCCTGGGTCCATTTGCACAGTTGTTTTTTGGTCATTTGGAGGGCATTTGGTCTTTAACATTTTAGCATAGTCTTTGTCCAATGAAGGGTCTTGATCTCCCTTTCCTGTGAAATTGTATAGCCTGTTGTTGAATCCAGTGCAATGTCCCACTCCAATTGTGTGTCCTcctataatattataaataaatacatataatgaACTTGATGCAAGTTTTGCTAATAATTTCTTCTTCTTTGCATGCTTGGTGTTATCAAGTGGTTTTCGTAatcatattttacaaaagtaaATGTATAAGTTAGCTAATGAATCATGGTAAAAATTAAGGGAACAATGTATATTTGTACAATTAAAtatagagcattgttattaagTACTAGTAGTGTCTAGCATTTTCTAGACGTGTTCTCTTACGATTGACTTACAATACTTCttaaaagttattacattaaattatattagaTTCTATACTTATTTGAAGTTTGAACCAATGGTAATATTGACACGTAAGAGAGTGTCAGTGGTCAGTGATAGACCCGAGATTTTTGATAAGTGAGAGcttaattgttataaaaatatttatatttacttttcattaaaattataattattttatggaggctttttactattttattgtataactattttataaatagaaaatatttaatttttttttaacactaACTTTTTTTTACTGGGGCTATAGCCACCACACTATTATCAGTGTGTTCGTTCCTGTCATTGgcaccctttagcatttctcttaaaTGTTAGTACCATTGGTGTCTACTACCTCTGACATGTCATtcgattggttagcgatactctttgaaagttattacattaaattatatgagattcaatacttaattagaccaataacaatattaacacaTATTAAATACCACATGTAACTATTAGCATTTCTcatcaaaatattataagtagttagattaattaatatttatatattgtttcTCGTGCATATATTACTAGAGCTCAAATTCATtgacttttatttattatacttatatatatattaacagttgggcatacatatatataattgtgtaaGATTAGTCCGTGACATtttgatattattattttattaatttatagtttTTGTCACACTACTACACTACTTAATTGTTGTCgtaatatatactatatattataGGTAATAATGGacaaactaattataattaaatattgctTACCTGATAATACAACAAGATCATGCACAGTAAGACCTTTGGAGGCAAAATTTTGCTTGAGTTGGGTGAAGTTGAAGAAAGGTGCTGGAATATTTTGTAATGCTTCACTCATTTGTGATACTTTCCCATCTCTTCTACCAGTAAGTACTTCCCACAT is a window from the Cannabis sativa cultivar Pink pepper isolate KNU-18-1 chromosome 1, ASM2916894v1, whole genome shotgun sequence genome containing:
- the LOC115706354 gene encoding peroxidase 3 produces the protein MMKLNSLILLFVVLISFLEGSQCGNLSKNFYKKTCKDAETIIKQTTEKHVASNPAVPARLLRMHFHDCFVRGCDGSVLLNSTNNNAEKDAIPNQTLLGFDVIDDIKEEVEKKCPGVVSCADILALAARDSVSYSFKKSMWEVLTGRRDGKVSQMSEALQNIPAPFFNFTQLKQNFASKGLTVHDLVVLSGGHTIGVGHCTGFNNRLYNFTGKGDQDPSLDKDYAKMLKTKCPPNDQKTTVQMDPGSALKFDTSYYNVVLNNKGLFTSDATLLTNKIARKTVSELVEESDFFTEFSQSMKRMGAIEVLTGTAGEIRKKCWAVNS